The Muribaculum intestinale genome includes the window GGCGGTATTTGGAATTATATATGAGGTGATTTCTCTTTTGATTCTATCTGCAATCTTTTGGGTATCGTTTTTCATTAGTACCCCGCTTTATGCTTGGATTTCCAAAGAGACTTATGCGGATATTGAATTGTTTGGTTATCTCATTCTGACAATCGGCACGTTTACTTTACTTCCGACATTTGGATTGGCTTTCTTTGGCTATCAGCTATTCCGTCGAGACAAAGATAAAAATGGAATCGGGTAAGTGAGGGCATGAGTGTCGAACAGGCTATAAATAACGGCGGCATGCTATCTGTTGAGATGACAGCATGCCGCCTATACTATAGATTAATGAATCCGATGTATTATTTTCCTTCGGCCGATTTCACAGGAATGTTTTTATTGTCCTCTGGAATAAGTCCGCGGTTGCGGAGCAGGGCATTTGCGTCGGGCTTGCGGCCACGGAAGTTGATGTATAGCTGCATCGGATCCTCCGAGCCACCCATTTCGAGCACATTCTCACGGAAAGCCTTGGCTGTGGCGGGGTCGAATATGCCGCGCTCCTTGAAGAGTTCAAAGCCGTCGGTGTCGAGCACTTCGGCCCAAAGATATGTATAATATCCCGAAGCATATCCGTCGCTGCCGAATACATGCTTGAAGTAGGGAGAACGGTAGCGGTACTGTACCTCGCGTGGCATTCCGAGCTTGGCGGCTACAGCCTTCTCAAAGCCTTCGACATCTATATCGTCGGCCGAGGTGAGTTTGCCCCATTCAAGGTCGAGCAGAGCGGCTCCGGCGAGTTCGGTGGTAGTGAAGCCCTGGTTGTGGGTCGATGCTTTCTGTAGCTTCTCGATAAGAACGTCGGGTATTACTTCGCCGGTCTTGTAGTTGCGGGCGAATTGGCGCAGAAGTTCCGGTTCCATGGCCCAGTGCTCGTGAATCTGCGAGGGGAGTTCTACGAAGTCGCGGTCGACATTGGTACCTGCCTGGCTCTTATACTTGGCGCGTGAGAGCATGCCGTGGAGGCCGTGGCCGAATTCGTGGAACATGGTCTCGACCTCGTCGATTGTGAGCAGCGAGGGAGAGTCGCCGGTAGGATGGGTGAAGTTGCAGACGTTGAAGATGACGGGGCGCTCTACCTCGCCGTTATCTCCTACCCATGAGCCCTTGAACTCACTCATCCATGCTCCCTGTCGCTTGGAGGAGCGGGTGAAATAGTCGGTCATGAATACTGCCACATGATTGTTGTCGGCGTCGCGCACATCATATACAGTAACTTCGGGGTCGTACTTGGGAGCGTCGGGCATTTCGGTGAATGTGACACCATACAGTCTGTTGGCCATGGTGAATATGCCTTTGCGCACACTGTCGACATGGAAATACTGGCGCACCTCGTCTTCGTCAAGAGCGTATTTGGCTTTACGCACCTTTTCGGCGTAGTAATAGTAGTCCCAGGGTTCGATGGTGATCTGGTGTCCCTCTTTGTTGGCGAGAGCCTGCATCTCAGCTACTTCCTCGGCCACACGGGAGGTAGCCGGTTTCCAGATCTGCATGAGGAGGTCTTCGGCATTTTTCACGTTCTTGGCCATGACATTCTCTGTCATGTAATCGGCATAGTTCTTATATCCGAGCAGGTTGGCCTTGCGTGTGCGTGCCTTTACGATTTCGGCGATTATGGGATAGTTGTTGTACTTTCCTGAAGAGGCGAGAGTAGTGTAGCCTTTGTACATCTTCTCACGCAGTGAGCGTGAGTCGGCATACTGGAGTAGGGGGAGGCGTGATGGGGCATGGAGAGTGAACACCCACTTTCCTTCGCCAAGACCCCGTTTTTCGGCCTCTGCTTTTGCTACGGCAACGCTTGTAGCGGGAAGTCCTGCCAGCTCCTTGCTGTCATCGACCACGATTGAGAATTCGTTGGTAGCTGAGAGTAGATTCTTATTGAATTTCAGATAGAGATCGGCGAGAGTTGTGTTGATGGTTTTTAGCTGTTCCTGCTTTTCGGCATCGAGGAGAGCTCCGCTGCGCACCATATCTTTGTATGCTTTTTCAACGGCGAGCATCTGCGGACGTGTATAGCCGGCCGATGTACGGTTGTCGTAGAGAGTCTTTATGCGCCTGAACAGTCCGGGATTCATGGAAATCTCATCGGTGTGGGCCGAATAGAGTGGATAAAACTCTTCGCCTACAGCCGTCATCTCAGGAGTCGAGTTTGACTCGTCGAGATTAAAGAATACCATGCATACTTTCTCAAGAATCGGACCGCTGTGGTCAAGAGCCACAATTGTGTTGGAGAAAGTCGGTGCTTCGGGATTGTTGACGATTGCGTCGACAGCCTTCTGCTGTTCGGCTATTCCTGCCTTCAGAGCGGGGAGGTAGTCGGCGACAGTGATGCGGTCGAACGGCGGAATCTGGTAGGGAGTGTCATACTTTACCAGAAACGGATTCTGACGTTGCTGGGCCATGGCATGATTGCTTGTCAAGGCGCATCCGGCCACAATAGCGGCTGATGCGAGGGTAGTTAATAAACGGTTCAAAATATTTATGATATTGATTGGTGAATTAGTCGGTGTGAGAGATATCAGGAGCATTCCATACGAATGTGGCAGTCATCGGATAGTGGTCGGAACTTTTTATATCGCCCCGCACTATATCGACGGCGCGCATGTCGCCGCGGTAGAATATCTGGTCGATATGGAAATAGAATCTGTTGTCGATATATGTGATGGTCGGACCGAATCCGCTATCGGCATAGGCGTCGCGCATTCCGGCGCTGCAGATGCTCCGGTAGGCGTAGTTGCCCTGCACGTCATTGAAGTCACCGACAAGAATCGCGTTGCCCGGATGCTCCTCAAGGAACTGTCGGATGTGTCGTGCCTGTTCGGCGCGTAGCTTGAATGCAACCGCGAGTTTTGACAGGATGCTGTTTTTTACCTTTGAGAGTTCAGAGCGGGTAGGGGATTCGATACGTTTGTCGGTAAGTTCGCGATATAGCGCTTTGTCGTCGGGTGTCAGTCCGATTGATTGCAGATGGCAGTTTACAACGAGCAGCGGATGCCCGTCCACATCAAGTTCGTATGCGGAATAATGGGCTGTATGCCATGCGGGCTGTGGAGTAGGGACGATTTTAAAAGGATATTTAGAAAATATAATCTCTCCGCCCTCGGGTATGAAATTGCTATATGGATATATCTTGTTGATGGTATCCATCTGCAGCTTGAATCTGTAGTTTGGGTTGTATCCTTCCTGCATGCATACGATATCGGGCTGAGTGTCGATAATCTGTTGCAGGCTTCGGCTTTCTTTTGCTCCTTTTCCGCCGGAGTCATCTGACTCGAACTCGTGGTCGACAAAGCCGTATACATTATATGTCATTACTGAAAAACTGCGGGCACGCTCCGATTGTGATAGCGCCCCCCCGATATGAAGGGGTGATATTGTAAGAATTGCCGGCATGGCTATTAGGAGAGCCGCTGTCGGGAGTAATGCCGATTTGCGCCATATGATAAACGATACGGGCACCATTACAAGCATGAGTATAATCCATGCCGGGAAAGTCATACCGAATATTTGAGGCCAGACTGACTTGTTGGGGTCAATGGCACCTCCATATGCGGATAAGAGCAGTCCGGCCGCTACGAGAATGTCGAAAGCGAGGATGCCAAATCGTATTAATCTACTTATCGGATTTATATTCATACATTATCTTTGGTGTGGCGGGATATATCAATCAGTCTCTTTTTTTCGGAACTGGACAGAGATGCGTAGCCCGACCGGCGCACTTTGTCAAGGATTTCATCAAGCTGCTCTTCGTTTGTCCTGCTCCCCCCGGATGCCTTGTTGAAGCCGGATGTACTGCTTTTAGCATTCTTTCTGTGGCAGTTATAACGCGAGAGAAAGGCAGAAAGATCACGACCGCGTGTCAGCACCACTGCATATATTATTCCTGCAGAGGCACCGCCGATATGGGCTATTCTGCTACCATCGCCAAGCATTGCTATAACGATGGTTATCACAGCGACCCATTTTAGAGCCACCTCTCCGAATATAATCATATTCCACCGGTAGTCGGGGTGGAGCACTGTAGTGGCTGTAACGACAGCCATGACCGATGCCGAAGAACCGGCGAGAAGACCATAGCTGTGCCATGGAGGAGTTGTGCCTACGGCTACAAACATCAGCGCTCCGGCTATGC containing:
- a CDS encoding M3 family metallopeptidase — its product is MNRLLTTLASAAIVAGCALTSNHAMAQQRQNPFLVKYDTPYQIPPFDRITVADYLPALKAGIAEQQKAVDAIVNNPEAPTFSNTIVALDHSGPILEKVCMVFFNLDESNSTPEMTAVGEEFYPLYSAHTDEISMNPGLFRRIKTLYDNRTSAGYTRPQMLAVEKAYKDMVRSGALLDAEKQEQLKTINTTLADLYLKFNKNLLSATNEFSIVVDDSKELAGLPATSVAVAKAEAEKRGLGEGKWVFTLHAPSRLPLLQYADSRSLREKMYKGYTTLASSGKYNNYPIIAEIVKARTRKANLLGYKNYADYMTENVMAKNVKNAEDLLMQIWKPATSRVAEEVAEMQALANKEGHQITIEPWDYYYYAEKVRKAKYALDEDEVRQYFHVDSVRKGIFTMANRLYGVTFTEMPDAPKYDPEVTVYDVRDADNNHVAVFMTDYFTRSSKRQGAWMSEFKGSWVGDNGEVERPVIFNVCNFTHPTGDSPSLLTIDEVETMFHEFGHGLHGMLSRAKYKSQAGTNVDRDFVELPSQIHEHWAMEPELLRQFARNYKTGEVIPDVLIEKLQKASTHNQGFTTTELAGAALLDLEWGKLTSADDIDVEGFEKAVAAKLGMPREVQYRYRSPYFKHVFGSDGYASGYYTYLWAEVLDTDGFELFKERGIFDPATAKAFRENVLEMGGSEDPMQLYINFRGRKPDANALLRNRGLIPEDNKNIPVKSAEGK
- a CDS encoding endonuclease/exonuclease/phosphatase family protein, whose amino-acid sequence is MNINPISRLIRFGILAFDILVAAGLLLSAYGGAIDPNKSVWPQIFGMTFPAWIILMLVMVPVSFIIWRKSALLPTAALLIAMPAILTISPLHIGGALSQSERARSFSVMTYNVYGFVDHEFESDDSGGKGAKESRSLQQIIDTQPDIVCMQEGYNPNYRFKLQMDTINKIYPYSNFIPEGGEIIFSKYPFKIVPTPQPAWHTAHYSAYELDVDGHPLLVVNCHLQSIGLTPDDKALYRELTDKRIESPTRSELSKVKNSILSKLAVAFKLRAEQARHIRQFLEEHPGNAILVGDFNDVQGNYAYRSICSAGMRDAYADSGFGPTITYIDNRFYFHIDQIFYRGDMRAVDIVRGDIKSSDHYPMTATFVWNAPDISHTD
- a CDS encoding rhomboid family protein is translated as MWHNSSATVRLIIVNTGIFALIILGRLVASLCNSGIMVELMPLIECPDSMLMLASRPWTLLTYMFVHADLFHLIFNMLWLYWFGSVFMLTGISRQIYFLYIAGGIAGALMFVAVGTTPPWHSYGLLAGSSASVMAVVTATTVLHPDYRWNMIIFGEVALKWVAVITIVIAMLGDGSRIAHIGGASAGIIYAVVLTRGRDLSAFLSRYNCHRKNAKSSTSGFNKASGGSRTNEEQLDEILDKVRRSGYASLSSSEKKRLIDISRHTKDNV